The window TATCGCCATCCCATTTATATTCTTCTGCCACTGTTTGAAATACTTCGGCGTAGGTATTTTGAAAGGCTCTACTGATTTCCCCATTACTTGCATATGGATAAAAAGCTGAATCCAAAATTCGTCCTAATTTGCCATCTGGTAAAGCACCTTCTAGACCTTGCCCAACACCAATAACGACATCATTATTTCCTTCTCCTTGTCCAAATGTAGCTAGTATAAGTACACCGTTATTTTTTTCTGCATTACCAATACCCCATTCTCTAATCATTTTTGTTGCATATATTTTCGCTTCTTGTCCATTTAAGGTATCTAAAGTTACGACCATTATTTCTGCTCCTGTGCCATTGTCTAACTGCTCCGAATAATGGTTCAACTCATCTTCCACAGGCGTCGAGAGCACATTCGCAAAATCATGGATGTACGTATTTTTCATTGGTTTTGGCATCGCTGCTTGTGTGATGTCTATAGTCACTGTAAAGGCAAAAAAAACGATTGCAAGTAGCAATGTACAACGTTTCATTATTGTTTACCCGATTCACTAAAATCTACTGATGGAGCCTTTTCAGCTCCCGCAGCTGCCTTAAAATATTCCTTTTGTTCAAAGCCAAACATACCCGCAATTAAATTGCCTGGGAATCGCTTAACAATTTTATTAAACCCTTGCACTTCATTATTGTAATCTTCACGTGCTACTGCTAAACGATTTTCTGTTCCGGCTAATTCATCCATTAGTTGACGAAAATTTGCATCCGCTTTTAAATTCGGATAATTTTCCACAACTACTAACAATCGGCTCAACGCCCCATTTAACGCATCATTTGCTGCTGCCTGTTCTTCTGGCGTGTTTGCGCTGCCCATCTGTGCACGTGCAAGCGTAATACTTGCAATGACTTCTTGTTCATGATTGGCATAACCTTTTACTGATTCCACTAAATTCGGGATTAAATCA of the Lysinibacillus fusiformis genome contains:
- a CDS encoding LemA family protein, with protein sequence MKKLLGPVGIIIIVLVVGALLFIPKYNSLVTAEENVDSKWAQVENQLQRRYDLIPNLVESVKGYANHEQEVIASITLARAQMGSANTPEEQAAANDALNGALSRLLVVVENYPNLKADANFRQLMDELAGTENRLAVAREDYNNEVQGFNKIVKRFPGNLIAGMFGFEQKEYFKAAAGAEKAPSVDFSESGKQ
- a CDS encoding TPM domain-containing protein, with the translated sequence MKRCTLLLAIVFFAFTVTIDITQAAMPKPMKNTYIHDFANVLSTPVEDELNHYSEQLDNGTGAEIMVVTLDTLNGQEAKIYATKMIREWGIGNAEKNNGVLILATFGQGEGNNDVVIGVGQGLEGALPDGKLGRILDSAFYPYASNGEISRAFQNTYAEVFQTVAEEYKWDGDTPAQQEMDESMPTWQIILLIILVLIVITFSSNGGGGGPRSRGRGGYPGGFGRGGSRGGGFGGFGGGSSAGGGASRKF